TCCGGCAGTACGTCGACGCGGTCGGTCTCGGCTACGAGGTGACGGTGGACGAGGAGCAGGAGCTGCCCGCGTTCTCGGGGCGGACCCGCCTGGAGCACGCCCGGGCGATGCCCGACGGCGGGTGAGGTCCATACTGGCCGGGTGAGCCAGATCCTCGTCGTCGACAACTACGACAGCTTCGTCTTCACCATCGTCGGGTACCTGCAGCAGCTCGGTGCCGCGACCACGGTGGTCCGCAACGACGCGATCTCCCCGGCCGATGGTGCGGACTTCGACGGGGTGCTCGTCTCCCCGGGGCCAGGCACCCCCGAGGAGGCAGGCGTCTCCACGGCGATGATCGAGGCGTGCGCGGAGCGAGCCCAGCCGATGCTCGGAGTGTGCCTGGGTCACCAAGCCCTCGGCGTCGTCCTCGGAGCACGCGTCGGCCGTGCGCCCGAGCTCCTCCACGGCAAGACCAGCCGGGTCCTGCACGACGAGGACGGCGTGCTCGCCGGACTGCCGTCCCCGTTCACCGCGACCCGCTACCACTCCCTGACGATCGACCCCGCGACCGTGCCGGACGAGCTCGTCCCGAACGGGCACACCGAGTCCGGCGTCATCATGGCCGCCAGGCACCGCCACCTGCCCCTGCACGGGGTCCAGTTCCACCCCGAGTCGGTGCTCACGGAGGGTGGTCACCGCATCCTCGCCAACTGGCTGGCGACCACCGGCGCCTCCGGTGCCGTCGCGCGCAGTGAGGGCATGTCTCCCCTCGTCCGTGATGCCGAGGGCGTCGCCCGGGTCGTCGCGCAGGGCTGATCCGTCCGGCACGCCCACCCCCTCCTCCGGACGCGAATCCGCTCAGGCGGATTCGTCCGGACGGCGTCGTCCGCCGTTCTCCCGCCACGCGGCGGCGCACGACGGGTGCGTCACCGGAGCGGACCTACGGGCTGCCCGGTGAGCGGGTACTACGCGGTGAGGAGCCGGTGTCAGGCTCTGTCGGCGAGGGCGAGGTACCGCTCGGGTCCGGCGACTGCGACTGCGACGACGACTCCGAGTCCGAGTCCGTCGACGTCGGCTCGGACT
The DNA window shown above is from Janibacter sp. A1S7 and carries:
- a CDS encoding aminodeoxychorismate/anthranilate synthase component II, translated to MSQILVVDNYDSFVFTIVGYLQQLGAATTVVRNDAISPADGADFDGVLVSPGPGTPEEAGVSTAMIEACAERAQPMLGVCLGHQALGVVLGARVGRAPELLHGKTSRVLHDEDGVLAGLPSPFTATRYHSLTIDPATVPDELVPNGHTESGVIMAARHRHLPLHGVQFHPESVLTEGGHRILANWLATTGASGAVARSEGMSPLVRDAEGVARVVAQG